One segment of Carya illinoinensis cultivar Pawnee chromosome 13, C.illinoinensisPawnee_v1, whole genome shotgun sequence DNA contains the following:
- the LOC122292568 gene encoding alpha carbonic anhydrase 7-like produces MPNRVLKPLQHILQNRGNSKIGKMKPVTQFLFCCFFIALVLHSSRPATSQEVDDERDFDYSEKSGKGPSRWGEIHPEWSLCKDGSTQSPIDLLNERVEIVSHLGRLNRNYSPSNATLKNRGHDMKLEWEGGAGYIEINGTQYVLQQSHWHSPSEHTINGRKFDVEVHMVHESSDGKVAVVGIMYTIGRPDSFLTLIRHQLSAVAGNSEEVTAMGIVDPKKIKIGSRKYYRYIGSLTIPPCTQNVVWTIVRKVRTVTREQVRLLRVAVHDGSETNARPLQPINRRSVHLYRPSEVED; encoded by the exons atgccCAACCGAGTGCTCAAACCTCTCCAACACATATTGCAAAATCGTGGAAATTCCAAGATCGGAAAGATGAAGCCAGTAACCCAATTCTTGTTTTGCTGTTTCTTCATTGCTCTTGTTTTGCATTCATCCCGGCCTGCAACATCTCAAGAAGTTG ATGATGAACGAGACTTTGACTACAGTGAGAAAAGTGGAAAGGGACCGTCTCGATGGGGAGAGATTCACCCTGAATGGAGCTTATGCAAAGATGGATCAACGCAATCGCCTATTGACTTGCTGAATGAAAGGGTGGAAATAGTTTCCCATTTGGGGAGACTTAATCGGAATTACAGTCCATCTAATGCCACTCTCAAAAATAGAGGCCATGACATGAAG CTGGAATGGGAAGGCGGCGCCGGATATATTGAAATAAACGGTACTCAATATGTACTCCAGCAAAGCCACTGGCACTCACCCTCCGAACACACTATCAATGGCCGGAAGTTTGATGTAGAGGTGCACATGGTCCATGAGAGTTCAGATGGAAAAGTTGCTGTGGTTGGAATTATGTACACGATTGGCCGCCCTGATTCTTTCTTGACATTg ATAAGGCATCAGTTGTCAGCCGTTGCTGGTAACAGTGAAGAAGTGACAGCGATGGGAATCGTCGACccaaagaagataaaaataggCAGTAGAAAGTATTACAGATATATTGGGTCCCTTACAATTCCCCCTTGTACTCAAAATGTTGTATGGACCATCGTGAGAAAG GTGAGGACTGTTACACGAGAACAAGTTAGGTTGCTTCGCGTGGCCGTTCATGAT GGCTCAGAGACAAATGCAAGACCACTACAACCAATAAATAGGCGATCAGTGCATCTATATAGACCAAGTGAAGTGGAAGATTAA